One genomic region from Proteus vulgaris encodes:
- a CDS encoding carboxymuconolactone decarboxylase family protein, translating into MSKYKEIVTDIASNMGALSQNIPEVMKAFMSTTKAGGKEGALDAKTKELIAIAIAVANRCDGCIGFHTKTLVELGTTEQELAEALGVAIYMGGGPSVMYASNTMGAFKEFSK; encoded by the coding sequence ATGAGCAAGTACAAAGAAATAGTAACAGACATTGCCAGCAACATGGGGGCGTTGTCTCAAAATATTCCAGAAGTGATGAAAGCGTTTATGAGCACGACAAAAGCGGGTGGTAAAGAAGGCGCTTTAGATGCAAAAACAAAAGAATTGATCGCCATTGCAATTGCTGTCGCGAATCGTTGTGATGGTTGTATTGGATTTCATACAAAAACACTTGTGGAGCTTGGCACAACAGAACAAGAACTTGCTGAAGCATTAGGTGTTGCTATTTATATGGGCGGTGGCCCTTCAGTTATGTATGCATCCAACACCATGGGCGCTTTTAAAGAGTTTAGTAAATAA
- a CDS encoding fimbrial protein — MDMEQRLNTSKAVLILLMTTFTGVLSSAAVASTSPKAVAAPSAVIPGMSYIYIRGNVIAPPPCVINNGKTVEVDFGEVMSTRIDGTNYTRPIVYNAVCKQMPVNTLKVSIVGNGASFDANALRTNFTGLGVRILYQNKTLRLGQTVNFTYPDFPKLEAVPVRDYSTTLTTGGEFTATATLRMEYQ, encoded by the coding sequence ATGGATATGGAACAGCGGTTAAACACAAGCAAAGCAGTGTTGATTTTATTAATGACAACATTTACTGGTGTCCTGAGTTCAGCTGCTGTTGCAAGTACATCACCTAAAGCGGTAGCGGCACCTAGCGCCGTTATACCGGGGATGTCATATATCTATATTAGAGGCAACGTAATCGCACCTCCACCTTGTGTTATTAATAACGGCAAAACGGTTGAAGTCGATTTTGGTGAAGTAATGAGTACGCGTATTGATGGTACTAATTATACAAGACCTATTGTTTACAATGCTGTATGTAAGCAGATGCCAGTGAATACACTAAAAGTCTCTATTGTGGGAAATGGTGCAAGTTTTGATGCAAATGCATTAAGAACGAATTTTACAGGGCTTGGTGTACGCATTCTTTACCAAAACAAGACATTAAGATTAGGACAAACAGTAAACTTTACTTATCCTGATTTTCCTAAGCTTGAGGCAGTACCTGTTCGCGATTATTCGACAACATTAACAACAGGTGGTGAATTTACAGCAACAGCCACTCTTCGAATGGAATATCAGTAA
- a CDS encoding fimbrial protein produces MKFKTLSLPVICGLTLLMGTLTTANAAPNNMRLYGTLVDEPCVIKPGDETISLEFGNVPDKTFYIGAGRTNSQTFQIHLSECDLSINKKVRVTFSGNENQAMVGQGFLALSAGSQAEGIAIGLENSDGSPLRINQETSNIALNSGDSILRFRAFIQAEPNAIANESIKRGRFSAIATFHLNYD; encoded by the coding sequence ATGAAATTTAAGACATTATCGCTTCCTGTTATTTGCGGGTTAACGCTACTAATGGGAACACTAACAACAGCCAATGCAGCACCGAATAATATGCGACTTTATGGCACATTGGTGGATGAGCCTTGTGTGATTAAGCCAGGTGATGAAACCATTTCTCTAGAATTTGGTAATGTACCTGATAAAACATTTTATATTGGCGCGGGTAGAACAAATAGCCAAACTTTTCAAATTCATTTATCAGAATGTGACCTTTCTATTAATAAGAAAGTAAGAGTGACATTCAGTGGTAATGAAAATCAAGCAATGGTTGGGCAAGGTTTTCTTGCATTAAGTGCAGGAAGCCAAGCAGAAGGCATTGCTATTGGTTTAGAAAATTCTGATGGTAGTCCACTGCGGATTAATCAGGAAACAAGTAATATCGCCTTAAATTCAGGGGATTCGATTTTAAGGTTCCGTGCATTTATACAAGCAGAACCGAATGCTATTGCAAACGAGTCAATAAAACGAGGCCGTTTCAGTGCAATAGCCACATTCCATCTGAATTATGATTAA
- a CDS encoding helix-turn-helix domain-containing protein, producing MMDYNFIDINVNELVGRRIQKKRKELGYTGSHIADKLGISQQQFSRYERGLNKIDLSYLVTLAVYLRTPIYWFFEDCFHVEEEIEDRHASKCIYFMAETTPDIIF from the coding sequence ATGATGGATTATAATTTTATAGACATCAATGTGAATGAATTAGTTGGCAGAAGAATACAGAAAAAACGCAAAGAGCTTGGTTATACTGGCAGCCACATTGCTGATAAACTAGGTATAAGCCAACAACAGTTCTCACGTTATGAACGCGGGTTAAATAAAATAGATTTGAGCTACCTTGTGACATTAGCTGTCTATTTAAGAACCCCAATTTACTGGTTTTTTGAAGATTGCTTTCACGTTGAAGAAGAGATTGAAGATAGACATGCAAGTAAGTGTATATATTTTATGGCGGAAACCACACCAGATATTATCTTCTAA
- a CDS encoding adhesin — translation MFTPKRLSALFIFSVMMLFSASSMAAIFSYITESKVSSSGKAADYTFIIQRWDPEPPGALNPCYGWSKCYITINHRHQPDGSGGLRTTVILSHAEKYRTMEELRVAVQNSGKLPLPYGPKVAKHSGVLVDTIQECVGLFYQKNSGGIADDGRLLPGSMCGIAPPPAGACQIIEGSVDMDYGDINEENLNNAYRKKTINVTCNKDMLVMAIASGMDGSSVRLRPDNSLYADLYLNDRPGESGATVFVQKFRAAPIEVSTILRTRGRVAPGPFSGVGTIILTMP, via the coding sequence ATGTTTACCCCAAAACGATTATCAGCATTATTTATATTTAGCGTAATGATGCTATTTTCAGCATCATCAATGGCTGCCATTTTTTCTTATATTACGGAATCAAAAGTGAGTAGTAGCGGAAAGGCTGCTGACTATACCTTTATAATTCAACGTTGGGACCCTGAGCCTCCTGGGGCATTAAACCCATGTTATGGTTGGTCAAAATGCTATATTACTATTAACCATAGACACCAGCCTGATGGTTCGGGGGGACTCAGAACAACGGTTATTCTGAGCCATGCTGAGAAGTATAGAACGATGGAGGAACTGCGTGTTGCGGTTCAAAATAGTGGAAAATTACCACTGCCGTATGGCCCTAAAGTTGCGAAGCATAGTGGTGTCCTTGTTGATACCATTCAAGAGTGTGTAGGCTTGTTCTATCAAAAAAACTCTGGCGGGATTGCTGATGATGGTCGTTTATTGCCAGGCTCAATGTGTGGTATTGCCCCACCACCGGCAGGTGCCTGCCAAATTATTGAAGGTTCGGTGGATATGGATTACGGCGATATTAATGAAGAAAATCTGAATAATGCTTATAGAAAGAAAACCATTAATGTCACTTGTAATAAAGATATGCTGGTTATGGCAATCGCATCAGGAATGGATGGTTCAAGCGTAAGACTTCGCCCTGATAATAGTCTATATGCCGACCTCTACCTTAATGATAGACCAGGTGAAAGTGGTGCAACTGTTTTTGTACAAAAATTCCGTGCAGCACCTATTGAAGTTAGCACCATATTACGTACTCGAGGTCGAGTTGCACCAGGCCCATTCTCTGGTGTAGGGACAATTATTTTAACAATGCCTTGA
- a CDS encoding fimbrial protein, producing the protein MNLKKVCLTTLLAVTPLFASADEPNMKLFGTLLIPPPCVIENNNLIEVFFGNNVGINRVDGINYTKPVNYTLKCDQNIKGWDLTLSIIGPKSQFDDAGLQTNMANLAIHMIRDGEPFILNERVIISPTKPPVIQAVPVKKPGSTLAKGPFEVTATLLAEYQ; encoded by the coding sequence ATGAATTTGAAAAAGGTTTGTCTGACAACACTACTTGCAGTGACACCTTTGTTTGCAAGTGCTGATGAACCCAATATGAAGTTATTTGGCACATTATTAATTCCGCCACCTTGTGTGATTGAAAATAATAACTTAATTGAAGTCTTTTTTGGCAACAATGTGGGTATTAATAGAGTAGATGGAATTAATTACACAAAACCTGTGAATTACACATTAAAGTGCGATCAAAATATAAAGGGTTGGGATCTTACCTTGTCAATTATTGGTCCTAAAAGCCAATTTGATGATGCGGGATTACAGACTAACATGGCAAATTTAGCCATACATATGATACGTGATGGCGAACCTTTTATTTTAAATGAACGCGTTATTATATCGCCCACTAAGCCACCTGTTATTCAAGCTGTTCCGGTGAAAAAACCGGGCAGTACATTGGCAAAAGGCCCATTCGAAGTAACAGCAACATTACTCGCTGAATATCAATAG
- a CDS encoding DUF1992 domain-containing protein, with protein sequence MSILDEWAERHIEKALQKGELSSLKGEGKPLILDDNSHVPESLRASYHLLKNAGFLPPEMQDRKEALSLAEILSTLNEAEIEDGSLQKRLTLLELKLQQAGLDTQFLHADYATQLTEKLANHKKETRQK encoded by the coding sequence GTGTCTATTTTAGATGAGTGGGCTGAACGCCATATCGAAAAAGCGTTACAAAAAGGGGAACTTTCATCGCTAAAAGGTGAAGGGAAACCACTGATCCTTGATGATAATAGCCATGTTCCAGAATCACTTAGAGCAAGCTATCATTTATTAAAGAATGCTGGTTTTTTACCACCTGAAATGCAAGACAGAAAAGAAGCCTTATCTCTAGCAGAAATCCTAAGTACGTTAAATGAAGCGGAAATAGAAGATGGATCACTGCAAAAGCGTTTGACATTACTTGAGTTAAAATTGCAACAAGCAGGTTTAGATACCCAATTTTTACATGCAGACTATGCCACACAACTAACAGAAAAATTAGCAAATCATAAAAAAGAAACCAGACAAAAATAA
- a CDS encoding HlyD family type I secretion periplasmic adaptor subunit, which translates to MITKKNEIDIVHGISDDPRKFLIIGWSVILLGLAIFIFWAAFAPLDKGVSAKGNVSISGNKKSVQASVEGIITDILVKNGDNVTEGQTLIQLSPIQSKALVKSLSEQYDNLLITQQRLYAQLNEKTEFTLDLNEEYYSPSENLNKLLLLQNKLLNEKYIELHSEINGYNAIIDGVSNRLIHLKRSTQNKQHQINSLQNQIKDLYTLANEGYIPRHRYQEIERELAENNNHLNDTFGQISTLEKQKLEYEQKILQRNANFYQSARTELNQVQLQISETEKQLIIEIDKLKKMQITAPISGIVMDLSVFTQGGVVRTGQTLMEVVPQDHQLIIEARLAPHLIDKVTLGLPVDLMFSAFNQNTTPKIPGEVTLISADRLLDERTTEPYYQVFINVKDNTLLADNKNKLKAGMPVDVFINTGDRSLLNYLFKPVLDRIHTSLTEE; encoded by the coding sequence ATGATCACAAAAAAAAATGAAATCGATATTGTTCATGGAATTTCAGATGATCCTAGGAAATTCTTAATAATAGGATGGTCAGTTATTCTTTTAGGTCTTGCTATTTTTATTTTTTGGGCTGCCTTTGCCCCCTTAGATAAAGGCGTATCTGCTAAAGGAAATGTTTCAATTTCAGGTAATAAAAAAAGTGTTCAAGCTTCAGTAGAAGGTATTATTACTGATATTTTAGTAAAGAATGGTGATAATGTAACCGAAGGTCAAACACTTATTCAATTAAGCCCTATTCAATCAAAAGCTTTAGTAAAATCCTTATCAGAACAATATGATAATTTACTTATTACTCAACAACGCTTATATGCTCAATTAAATGAAAAAACAGAGTTCACCTTAGATCTTAATGAAGAATATTACTCTCCATCAGAGAATTTAAATAAATTACTACTACTTCAAAATAAGTTACTTAATGAAAAGTATATTGAATTGCATAGTGAAATAAATGGCTACAACGCTATTATTGATGGAGTTTCTAATCGTTTAATTCATTTAAAAAGATCCACACAAAATAAGCAGCATCAAATTAATAGTTTACAAAATCAAATTAAAGATTTATACACTCTTGCTAATGAAGGCTATATTCCTCGTCATCGTTATCAAGAAATTGAGCGTGAACTCGCTGAAAATAATAACCATCTTAATGATACATTTGGACAAATAAGTACATTAGAAAAACAAAAGTTGGAGTATGAGCAAAAAATATTGCAACGCAATGCTAATTTCTACCAGTCAGCACGTACTGAGCTTAATCAAGTTCAATTACAAATAAGTGAAACAGAAAAACAACTTATCATTGAAATAGATAAACTGAAAAAGATGCAAATTACTGCCCCAATTTCAGGAATAGTAATGGATTTATCTGTTTTTACCCAAGGTGGTGTTGTAAGAACAGGTCAAACATTAATGGAAGTTGTTCCTCAAGATCATCAATTAATTATTGAGGCACGTTTAGCCCCTCACCTTATTGATAAAGTCACCCTTGGTCTTCCTGTTGATTTAATGTTTAGTGCATTCAATCAAAATACAACGCCTAAAATTCCCGGAGAGGTGACGTTAATTTCAGCGGATAGACTTCTCGATGAAAGAACGACAGAGCCTTATTACCAAGTATTTATTAATGTTAAAGATAATACTCTTCTTGCAGACAATAAAAATAAATTAAAGGCTGGAATGCCGGTTGATGTATTTATTAATACAGGCGATCGTTCATTGCTAAATTATCTCTTTAAACCTGTTTTAGATAGGATCCATACTTCATTGACGGAAGAATAA
- a CDS encoding AbgT family transporter, with product MQTKKQGGSRFLRTVEWLGNALPHPVILFIILIAILLVSSAVGEYFGVTVQDPRPEGAKGRAEDGYIHIISLLDADGIRRILANIVTNFTGFAPLGTVLVALLGVGIAERAGLLSAVMRLVVMKAPRKMTTLAIVFAGIMSNTAAELGYVVLIPLSAIIFHSLGRHPLAGLAAAFAGVSGGYSANLLLGTIDPLLSGITQQAARIIDPTYIVGAEANWYFMFVSTFLITFLGYFITEKIVEPQLGPYNGNELDDEENDLRNAAEVTPLEKKALWAATGTFIVMGVILALTVVPENGILRNQETGLIGNSPFLKSIVVFIFLFFAIPGIVYGWIAKTMRTDKDIVDAMANSMSTLGLYLVIIFFAAQFVAFFGWTNIGQVIAVKGAALLNSIDMPSGLLFLGFILICAFINLMIGSASAQWAVTAPIFVPMLMLAGYAPETIQAAYRIGDSVTNIITPMMSYFGLILAVATKYKKDTGIGTMISMMLPYSVIFLIGWSLLFYLWVFVFNLPVGPGSPTYYSPTAG from the coding sequence ATGCAAACAAAAAAACAGGGAGGCAGTCGCTTTCTACGCACGGTGGAATGGCTAGGAAATGCACTACCCCATCCCGTTATTTTATTTATTATTTTAATTGCTATTTTACTTGTCTCTTCGGCTGTTGGTGAATACTTCGGTGTTACGGTACAAGATCCCCGACCAGAAGGCGCAAAAGGACGTGCAGAAGATGGCTATATCCATATTATTAGTTTGTTAGATGCGGATGGTATCCGTCGTATATTGGCAAATATCGTTACAAACTTTACTGGATTTGCACCTTTAGGTACGGTGCTGGTGGCGTTATTAGGTGTCGGTATTGCTGAACGAGCAGGTTTATTATCTGCGGTGATGCGTTTAGTGGTAATGAAAGCACCTCGCAAAATGACCACATTAGCAATTGTGTTTGCTGGTATTATGTCTAATACTGCGGCTGAATTAGGTTATGTGGTACTGATACCGTTATCAGCGATTATCTTCCATTCGTTAGGACGACATCCACTTGCTGGTCTAGCGGCTGCATTTGCAGGGGTTTCAGGCGGTTATTCTGCTAACTTACTCTTAGGAACGATAGATCCGTTATTATCGGGTATTACACAGCAAGCTGCGCGTATTATAGATCCAACCTATATCGTTGGTGCTGAAGCAAACTGGTACTTTATGTTTGTCAGTACATTCCTTATTACTTTCTTAGGTTACTTCATTACGGAAAAAATCGTTGAGCCTCAACTAGGGCCTTATAACGGTAACGAACTTGATGATGAAGAAAATGATTTAAGGAATGCTGCTGAAGTTACGCCACTAGAAAAGAAAGCACTATGGGCTGCAACAGGGACATTTATTGTGATGGGCGTGATTTTGGCGCTAACGGTTGTTCCTGAAAATGGCATATTGAGAAACCAAGAAACAGGGCTTATTGGTAATTCTCCTTTCTTAAAATCGATTGTTGTCTTTATTTTCTTATTCTTTGCAATACCGGGTATTGTCTACGGATGGATTGCTAAGACAATGCGTACAGATAAAGATATCGTTGACGCTATGGCGAATTCGATGAGTACACTTGGCCTCTATTTAGTGATTATTTTCTTTGCGGCTCAGTTTGTTGCGTTCTTTGGTTGGACAAACATCGGTCAGGTAATAGCTGTTAAAGGTGCTGCGCTACTTAATAGTATTGATATGCCAAGTGGGTTGCTGTTCTTAGGCTTTATCTTAATCTGTGCTTTTATTAATTTAATGATTGGTTCAGCATCGGCACAATGGGCTGTGACAGCACCTATCTTTGTACCAATGTTAATGCTTGCCGGTTATGCACCAGAGACAATCCAAGCGGCATATCGAATAGGCGATTCTGTCACTAATATCATTACACCTATGATGAGTTATTTTGGTTTGATATTAGCAGTCGCAACAAAATATAAGAAAGATACGGGTATTGGTACCATGATCTCTATGATGTTGCCATATTCCGTGATTTTCTTAATTGGTTGGTCATTATTGTTCTACTTATGGGTATTTGTATTCAACTTACCAGTAGGACCTGGCTCACCAACGTATTATTCTCCAACAGCAGGTTAA
- the arnT gene encoding lipid IV(A) 4-amino-4-deoxy-L-arabinosyltransferase: MRVDFVERYKWFLLFIFIFLTYLIPLETRLLWQPDEIRYAEISREMLVSGNWSVPYMLDVRYFEKPVLGYWLNSIAQWLFGGGNFSVRIVVVTSTLLTGLFVYRAAMLIWHNRALAFNALVVFLSSFLVLAIGTYNILDPIVTMFVTIAMYYFLSGLSAQNRKSKIGAYILVGIFCGLGFLTKGFIAVVLPALVFVVTAISLSRFKEVLCYAPIALISMLVIAGPWVISVALQAPDYWHYFFWIEHVQRFVEKDSARSQPMWFYLPIVILGILPWLGFLFGALKSAIFLKKGTLYFSFWLFLFFAFFSASSGKLLTYMLPCFVPLSILIAHYMEELKNKQNEKIHNINAIINTVFGLVGVSIIAYSLFSTRFTLYETNEQYKALLGIVGFLFWSVMGIASFFKPTRLLTLFCSIGLSLAIGYAIPHKIESKSTPEKAINHYYSELADKPYILTDEIGIGTSLAWGLKRTDIRLTETKGELAYGLAYPDVQNKYYDLKQLVNLIEENNYQGLAIVLVRPERKEILSVISQLKVKPIVEKQGDLTFVFFN, encoded by the coding sequence ATGCGTGTTGATTTTGTAGAAAGATATAAATGGTTTCTACTTTTTATTTTTATATTTTTAACTTATTTAATTCCTCTCGAAACGCGACTACTCTGGCAACCAGATGAGATCCGCTATGCTGAAATTAGCCGAGAAATGCTGGTATCAGGTAACTGGTCTGTACCTTACATGCTGGATGTTCGCTATTTTGAAAAACCAGTATTGGGGTATTGGTTAAACAGTATTGCCCAATGGTTATTTGGTGGCGGTAATTTTTCTGTTCGTATTGTTGTTGTGACTTCAACCTTATTAACTGGCTTATTTGTTTATCGTGCTGCTATGCTCATTTGGCATAACCGTGCATTGGCGTTTAATGCGCTAGTTGTCTTTTTATCTTCGTTTCTTGTGTTAGCAATTGGTACCTACAATATTCTTGATCCTATTGTGACAATGTTTGTCACGATTGCGATGTATTACTTTTTAAGTGGATTATCTGCACAGAATAGAAAATCAAAAATCGGTGCTTATATTTTAGTCGGTATCTTTTGTGGATTAGGCTTTTTAACTAAAGGGTTTATTGCTGTTGTATTACCTGCATTAGTTTTTGTTGTAACCGCAATTAGCTTATCTCGTTTTAAAGAAGTTCTTTGTTATGCACCAATAGCACTTATCTCAATGCTTGTTATTGCGGGCCCTTGGGTGATTTCTGTTGCACTTCAAGCCCCTGACTATTGGCACTACTTCTTTTGGATTGAGCATGTTCAACGCTTTGTTGAGAAGGATTCAGCAAGATCGCAACCTATGTGGTTTTATTTGCCTATTGTTATTTTGGGTATTTTGCCGTGGTTAGGGTTCTTATTTGGTGCTCTTAAATCGGCTATTTTCTTGAAAAAGGGAACGCTTTATTTTTCGTTTTGGTTATTCCTCTTTTTTGCTTTCTTTTCTGCTTCCAGCGGTAAACTATTAACCTATATGTTACCGTGTTTTGTACCGCTCTCTATCTTGATTGCACATTACATGGAAGAGCTAAAAAATAAACAAAATGAAAAAATTCATAATATTAATGCGATCATAAATACGGTTTTTGGGCTTGTAGGCGTCTCTATTATTGCTTATTCGTTGTTCTCTACACGATTTACGTTATATGAAACAAATGAGCAATATAAAGCGCTGCTGGGTATTGTGGGCTTCTTATTTTGGAGTGTGATGGGAATTGCTTCATTCTTTAAACCCACACGTTTACTGACTCTGTTTTGCTCGATAGGATTAAGTCTAGCAATTGGGTATGCCATTCCTCATAAAATAGAAAGCAAAAGTACCCCTGAAAAAGCAATTAATCACTATTATAGTGAGCTAGCCGATAAGCCTTATATTTTAACTGATGAAATCGGGATCGGAACGTCCTTAGCATGGGGATTAAAACGCACTGATATTCGTTTAACAGAGACGAAAGGGGAGCTTGCTTACGGTCTAGCATATCCAGATGTGCAAAATAAATATTATGATCTTAAGCAGTTAGTTAACTTAATTGAAGAGAATAACTATCAAGGGCTTGCGATTGTTTTAGTCCGACCAGAGCGAAAAGAAATATTATCAGTGATAAGTCAGTTAAAGGTAAAACCTATTGTAGAAAAACAGGGTGATTTAACATTCGTTTTCTTTAATTAA
- a CDS encoding TolC family outer membrane protein, protein MMRIKKISAIIFIWMLSFHAFAISLSDLYFLAVKNDPTFNAAIKEQVAGKEYENIGLSQLLPSVHVNYQNNPRNWQRKVYPINTNQGEMERTEYQNYQSHSVSAIISQPLFDYTAFSDYKSSVIKTLLSDSRYQVKFSELVIRLVDNYIELAYAQDKLLLNLSQQEIYKKQLTSSQRLFELGEGTKTDISEIQTRLYLTQSQYTDIQLELDNAKNKLSSMIGTSLPYAEHIAKLSNNRFILQPITPNNYESWENEAMQSNLNIQTARYEMAIAKQEVEKNRGEFFPTVQLYASYSNSDSDSNNTVNQKYQSANVGFYVSLPLFNGGKTTASMRQSTALYQMSAFERDAIIQQIRQELRHQYQICTTSNIKLNAYEQSVSSAKLQLDATQKSYIGGQRTMVDVLNAEELLYRAQQDLIKAKYDYIQAWALLHQYTNTLDIEKIKLIEGYFQ, encoded by the coding sequence ATGATGCGAATAAAAAAAATCTCTGCCATTATATTTATATGGATGCTAAGTTTTCACGCTTTTGCCATCAGTTTATCTGATCTCTATTTCTTAGCAGTGAAAAATGATCCTACGTTTAATGCTGCGATTAAAGAACAGGTTGCAGGGAAAGAGTATGAAAATATTGGATTATCTCAATTACTTCCAAGTGTACATGTAAACTATCAAAATAACCCACGAAATTGGCAGCGGAAAGTTTATCCTATTAATACAAATCAAGGAGAAATGGAACGAACTGAATATCAAAATTATCAAAGCCATTCTGTCAGTGCCATTATTAGCCAACCACTCTTTGATTACACGGCATTCAGTGATTACAAATCATCAGTAATAAAAACATTACTATCAGATAGTCGTTATCAAGTTAAATTTTCCGAGCTAGTGATCAGATTAGTGGATAATTATATAGAACTGGCTTATGCACAAGATAAGTTATTATTAAATCTTTCACAGCAAGAGATTTATAAAAAACAGCTAACATCAAGTCAGCGTTTATTCGAGTTAGGCGAAGGAACAAAAACAGATATATCAGAGATCCAAACACGATTATATTTAACTCAATCTCAATATACAGATATTCAGCTTGAGTTAGATAATGCTAAAAATAAACTAAGTTCAATGATTGGTACATCACTACCTTATGCAGAGCATATAGCAAAATTAAGCAATAATCGTTTTATATTACAACCTATCACACCCAATAATTACGAGTCATGGGAAAACGAAGCTATGCAAAGCAATCTCAATATCCAAACGGCTCGTTATGAAATGGCAATAGCAAAACAAGAAGTAGAAAAAAATAGAGGTGAATTTTTCCCAACAGTGCAACTCTATGCTTCTTATTCTAATAGCGATTCTGATAGCAATAATACCGTAAATCAGAAATATCAATCAGCGAACGTTGGTTTTTATGTCAGTTTACCTCTATTTAATGGTGGAAAAACAACAGCTTCAATGCGCCAATCTACTGCGCTATATCAAATGAGTGCTTTTGAAAGAGATGCAATTATCCAGCAAATTAGACAAGAACTACGTCATCAATACCAAATATGCACAACGAGTAATATTAAATTGAATGCCTATGAGCAATCTGTTTCTTCTGCTAAATTGCAATTAGATGCAACTCAAAAAAGTTATATTGGCGGACAAAGAACAATGGTCGATGTTCTTAATGCCGAAGAATTATTATATCGTGCTCAACAAGATTTAATTAAAGCTAAATATGATTATATTCAGGCTTGGGCATTATTACATCAATATACTAATACATTAGATATTGAGAAAATAAAATTAATTGAAGGCTATTTTCAATAG